One genomic window of Xanthobacter dioxanivorans includes the following:
- a CDS encoding DUF1127 domain-containing protein, translating to MLLWGFLARQFRRWQVYNRTVAELSQLDDRSLADINVTRGEIRAVARHASVAG from the coding sequence ATGTTGCTCTGGGGTTTCCTGGCGCGGCAGTTCCGCCGGTGGCAGGTCTACAATCGCACCGTGGCTGAGCTGTCCCAGCTCGACGATCGCAGCCTCGCGGACATCAATGTGACCCGTGGCGAGATCCGCGCCGTAGCGCGGCACGCATCCGTCGCCGGCTGA
- a CDS encoding phytoene/squalene synthase family protein, translating into MSPPPMSPDAPPDALIAAAYAYCAEQVRAQDRDRFLAALFAPEELRRHLLALYAFSLDVARVREVVREPLPGEVRLAWWREVIEGQGRGAVEGHPIAAALLDTADRFALPRASLVALVDARIFDLYDDPMPSVADLEGYAGETASALLQLSALVLSPAAAAATGDLSGHGGVALAMTGLLRAFPIHAARGQCYLPLDLLARHGIGRDDAVSGTVTPQLQAALADWRAQAARHLAAARDAAVKLGPADAVAAPYLPLALVAGDLKALARVKDPFRQVGGLSPFRRQFALWRAARRAASGRVWF; encoded by the coding sequence ATGTCCCCGCCCCCCATGTCCCCGGATGCGCCCCCCGATGCGCTCATCGCCGCCGCCTATGCCTATTGCGCCGAACAGGTGCGGGCACAGGACCGCGACCGTTTCCTCGCCGCGCTTTTCGCGCCCGAGGAGCTGAGGCGCCATCTCCTTGCCCTCTACGCCTTCAGCCTCGACGTGGCGCGGGTGCGCGAGGTGGTGCGCGAGCCGCTCCCCGGCGAGGTGCGCCTCGCCTGGTGGCGGGAGGTGATCGAGGGGCAGGGGAGGGGCGCCGTGGAAGGCCACCCCATCGCCGCGGCGCTGCTGGACACCGCTGACCGCTTCGCCCTGCCGCGCGCGAGCCTGGTCGCCCTCGTGGATGCGCGCATATTCGACCTCTACGATGATCCCATGCCGTCAGTGGCGGACCTGGAAGGCTATGCGGGGGAGACAGCCTCCGCTTTGCTGCAGCTCTCGGCGCTGGTGCTTTCCCCGGCCGCGGCTGCGGCGACAGGTGACCTGTCCGGCCATGGGGGCGTGGCGCTGGCCATGACCGGGCTCCTGCGCGCCTTCCCCATCCACGCGGCGCGCGGGCAGTGCTATTTGCCGCTCGATCTCCTCGCGCGGCACGGCATCGGGCGGGATGACGCGGTGTCCGGCACCGTGACGCCACAGCTCCAGGCCGCCCTCGCGGATTGGCGAGCGCAGGCGGCGCGGCACCTCGCGGCGGCGCGGGACGCAGCCGTAAAGCTTGGCCCGGCTGATGCCGTCGCGGCGCCCTATCTGCCGCTGGCGCTGGTCGCGGGCGACCTCAAGGCGCTGGCGCGGGTGAAGGACCCGTTTCGGCAGGTGGGCGGGCTTTCGCCATTCCGGCGCCAGTTCGCCCTCTGGCGCGCGGCACGCCGGGCGGCGTCCGGGCGGGTGTGGTTCTGA
- a CDS encoding serine/threonine protein kinase yields the protein MPRMSSSPPPVEYRADPARFAVDTVLKRDVFSTVERGTWTDARGRAWPAVRRRWNEVSPWLAPLARRLAAFEIKALERVTRTGVTTPLLAVGDRFLVRGWVEGVPLQIARPAGDLHFFRSAKAALHTLHAAGYVHNDLAKQQNWLRGADGEAWLMDFQLALPISRRWKMGRVLAYEDLRHLLKHKRTYCPQALTAREKKMLATKSLPTRVWMATGKKLYRFVTRRLMSYSDTEGRGPRVTQVAPRIAAALATHPAVAEVHMADFQTLGGKVGLYAFVAPRGTVTEEALRAHLAAALPDRPHLDRLQLVEALPHGPDGAVRDDLLLLVARNQIEMLDELAGSEPVRLLVAEIARGRLNLTDRITRPAA from the coding sequence ATGCCGCGCATGTCCAGCTCGCCGCCGCCCGTGGAATACCGTGCCGACCCGGCCCGTTTCGCCGTCGATACGGTGCTGAAGCGCGACGTGTTCTCAACCGTCGAGCGCGGCACCTGGACGGATGCGCGCGGGCGCGCGTGGCCAGCCGTGCGCCGGCGCTGGAACGAGGTCTCGCCGTGGCTGGCGCCTCTGGCCCGGCGCCTCGCCGCCTTCGAGATCAAGGCGCTGGAGCGTGTCACCCGCACCGGGGTGACGACCCCGCTCCTCGCCGTGGGCGACCGCTTCCTGGTGCGCGGCTGGGTGGAGGGCGTGCCTTTGCAGATCGCCCGGCCCGCCGGCGACCTCCATTTCTTCCGCTCCGCCAAGGCGGCGCTGCATACGCTGCATGCCGCCGGATATGTGCACAACGACCTCGCCAAGCAGCAGAACTGGCTGCGCGGGGCGGACGGCGAAGCCTGGCTCATGGATTTCCAGCTGGCCCTGCCCATCAGCCGGCGCTGGAAGATGGGGCGGGTGCTGGCCTATGAGGACCTGCGGCACCTCCTGAAGCACAAGCGCACATACTGCCCGCAGGCGCTCACCGCCCGCGAGAAGAAGATGCTGGCGACCAAGAGCCTGCCCACCCGGGTATGGATGGCAACGGGCAAGAAGCTCTACCGCTTCGTCACGCGCCGCCTCATGTCGTATTCAGATACCGAGGGGCGCGGCCCCAGGGTCACCCAGGTGGCGCCGCGCATCGCGGCGGCCCTCGCCACCCATCCGGCGGTGGCCGAGGTGCACATGGCCGACTTCCAGACCCTGGGCGGCAAGGTGGGCCTCTACGCGTTCGTCGCCCCGCGCGGGACGGTGACGGAGGAGGCGCTGCGCGCGCATCTCGCCGCCGCTTTGCCCGACCGGCCGCATCTCGACCGGCTCCAGCTGGTGGAGGCCCTGCCCCACGGTCCAGACGGCGCAGTACGGGACGACCTGCTGCTGCTCGTCGCCCGCAACCAGATCGAGATGCTGGACGAGCTGGCGGGATCGGAGCCCGTCCGGCTGCTGGTGGCGGAGATCGCGCGGGGTCGGCTGAACCTGACGGACCGGATCACCCGCCCGGCAGCGTGA
- the trmFO gene encoding methylenetetrahydrofolate--tRNA-(uracil(54)-C(5))-methyltransferase (FADH(2)-oxidizing) TrmFO, translating to MPGEATRAPVQIDLARTADVQALAPVTGGPAVHVVGGGLAGSEAAWQIAARGVPVVLHEMRPQRTTEAHLTDGLAELVCSNSFRSDDAQANAVGVLHAEMRQAGSLILRCADLNQVPAGGALAVDREGFSRAVTQALEDHPLIEIRREEVTDLPPADWDKVILATGPLTSAALAEAILARTGESALAFFDAIAPIVHFDSIDMGKAWFQSRYDKPGPGGTGADYINCPLDEAQYHAFVDALIAGEKAPMRDFEAKTPYFDGCLPIEVMAERGRETLRFGPMKPVGLTNPHAPDVKAYAIVQLRQDNKLGTLYNMVGFQTKLRHGEQARVFRAIPGLENAEFARLGGLHRNTYLNSPRLLDATLQLKADPRLRFAGQITGCEGYVESAAVGLMAGRFAAAERLGEAVVPPPPTTAHGALLAHITGGHVEAQEESAARSFQPMNINFGLFPPLEEAPRGEPGKRLRGAEKTLAKKKALAVRALAHMAAWLDTPARAA from the coding sequence ATGCCGGGTGAAGCCACGCGCGCGCCGGTCCAGATCGACCTGGCCCGAACTGCCGACGTCCAGGCTCTCGCGCCCGTGACCGGGGGTCCGGCGGTGCATGTGGTCGGCGGCGGCCTCGCCGGGTCCGAGGCGGCCTGGCAGATCGCGGCGCGGGGCGTGCCCGTGGTGCTGCATGAAATGCGTCCGCAGCGCACCACCGAAGCCCATCTCACCGATGGCCTCGCCGAGCTCGTCTGCTCCAACTCCTTCCGCTCCGACGACGCGCAGGCCAATGCGGTGGGCGTCCTGCATGCCGAAATGCGGCAGGCCGGCTCGCTCATCCTGCGTTGCGCCGACCTCAATCAGGTGCCCGCCGGCGGCGCCCTCGCCGTGGACCGCGAGGGCTTCTCGCGCGCGGTGACGCAGGCGCTGGAAGATCACCCCCTCATCGAGATCCGCCGCGAGGAGGTCACCGACCTGCCCCCCGCCGACTGGGACAAGGTGATCCTCGCCACCGGCCCCCTCACCTCCGCCGCGCTGGCGGAGGCCATTCTGGCGCGCACCGGCGAGAGCGCGCTCGCCTTCTTCGACGCCATCGCCCCCATCGTGCATTTCGACAGCATCGACATGGGCAAGGCGTGGTTCCAGTCGCGCTACGACAAGCCCGGGCCCGGTGGCACCGGGGCGGACTATATCAACTGCCCTCTGGACGAAGCCCAGTACCACGCCTTCGTGGATGCCCTCATCGCCGGCGAGAAGGCGCCCATGCGCGACTTCGAGGCGAAGACGCCCTATTTCGACGGCTGCCTGCCCATCGAGGTGATGGCCGAGCGCGGCCGCGAGACCCTGCGCTTCGGCCCCATGAAGCCGGTGGGCCTCACCAATCCCCACGCCCCGGACGTCAAGGCCTATGCCATCGTCCAGCTGCGCCAGGACAACAAGCTCGGCACGCTCTACAACATGGTGGGCTTCCAGACGAAGCTGCGCCATGGCGAGCAGGCACGCGTGTTCCGCGCCATTCCGGGGCTGGAGAATGCCGAGTTCGCGCGCCTCGGCGGCCTCCACCGCAACACCTATCTCAACTCGCCCCGCCTGCTGGACGCAACGCTGCAGCTGAAGGCGGATCCGCGGCTGCGCTTCGCCGGCCAGATCACCGGCTGCGAGGGCTATGTGGAAAGCGCGGCGGTGGGGCTCATGGCGGGACGCTTCGCGGCGGCCGAGCGGCTCGGCGAAGCGGTGGTGCCGCCGCCGCCCACCACGGCGCACGGGGCGCTGCTCGCCCACATCACCGGCGGCCATGTGGAGGCGCAGGAGGAGAGCGCGGCGCGCTCCTTCCAGCCCATGAACATCAATTTCGGCCTCTTCCCGCCGCTGGAGGAGGCCCCGCGCGGCGAGCCCGGCAAGCGCCTGCGCGGCGCCGAGAAGACGCTGGCCAAGAAGAAGGCCCTCGCCGTCCGGGCGCTCGCCCACATGGCGGCGTGGCTCGACACGCCGGCCCGGGCGGCTTAG
- a CDS encoding Mth938-like domain-containing protein, with protein MSPRDLPLRQFLPRQVAIDGYGDQFFHFAGMSHAGSILALPSGIRAWAPAAMAQVDAGALAPILAEAAAFELLFIGTGADPAHLREPLKQLLRGKGLRFELMPTPAAAATYNVLLAEGRRVGAALIAV; from the coding sequence TTGTCTCCGCGCGATTTGCCCCTGCGCCAGTTCCTGCCCCGTCAGGTCGCCATCGACGGCTATGGCGACCAGTTCTTCCATTTCGCCGGCATGTCCCATGCCGGCTCCATCCTGGCGCTGCCGTCCGGTATCCGCGCCTGGGCTCCGGCCGCCATGGCGCAGGTCGATGCGGGCGCCCTCGCGCCCATCCTCGCCGAGGCTGCGGCGTTCGAGCTGCTGTTCATCGGCACGGGGGCCGACCCGGCGCATCTCAGGGAGCCGCTGAAGCAACTCCTGCGCGGCAAGGGCCTGCGCTTCGAGCTGATGCCCACACCGGCTGCCGCCGCCACCTACAACGTGCTGCTCGCCGAGGGCCGCCGGGTGGGCGCGGCCCTCATTGCCGTCTGA